The Flavobacterium johnsoniae genomic sequence AAGCAGATATTGACAATATTGATCAACGTATTGAAAAAAACGTATTAGAATACCTTTCTTCAAAATAGTAATTTCGGGTTTAAACTAACTATTTAAACCATGAATGATAAAATTAAAAATGCCCTGTTATTTGTATGTCTTATAACAGGGCATTTTCTTTTTTCGCAAATAGATAAAAAAGCGACAAAAGAAACCAAAAATCTTTATAAGAATTTAAAATTAATTTCAAAAAATCATATTCTTTTTGGACATCAGCATGCTTTAGAATATGGTCACGGCTGGAGTAATGAGCCTAATCGTTCTGATGTAAAATCGGTTACAGGTTCACATCCAGCAGTTGTGGGAATTGATTTTAGCGATTTTTCTGGAAAATCTAAAGATGAGATTGAAAAGTCTAAAGAAACTTTAAGAAAAAATGTAATTGAAACTTACGAAAGAGGCGGCATTACAACTGTTTCATGGCATTTTAATAATCCAGCTTCTGATGAGGGGTTTTACTGGAAAGATGGAATTTCTAAAGCTTCAATGTCTTTAATAAAACCAGGCGGTTCAAATCATGAGCAATACAAAGAAATTTTAAAAACAATTGCCGATTTTGCTCATTCTGTAAAAGCTAAAAATGGAAAGCTTTCTCCAATGATTTTCAGACCTTATCATGAATTCGATGGTGATTGGTTTTGGTGGGGAAAATCACAAACTTCTCGAGAAGATTTTATTGCGGTCTGGCAGTTTACAGTTTCGTATTTGAAAGATACTTTGGGCGTACACAATTTTATTTATGCCTTTTCTCCAGATAATAGATTTAATTCTGAAGAAGAATATTTAGAACGTTATCCTGGAGATGATTTTGTTGATATGTTCGGGATGGACGATTACGGAGATTTCGGACGTGATGGTAAATATGATCTAGATGCAGGTTTAAAAAAACTGAAAATATTTTCTGATTTGGCAATTAAAAAGAAAAAATTAGCCGCATTTACAGAAACTGGCTTAGAATCTATTCCGAATGAAAATTGGTGGACAGAAATATTGCTTAAAACTTTAAAATCGAATGATTTACAATTGGCTTATGTTTTGGTTTGGCGAAATGATAAAACAAGTCCAACACATTATTATGCGCCATTTCCAGATCAGATAAGCGAAAAAAACTTTATAAGATTTTATGACGATCCTTTCACATTGTTTGAAAAGGATTTAAAAAATATTTATAGTACAAAATTCAATTTGAAATAGTATAAATTTCAACAAAAAGTAAAGCGCGATTCAATTATTTGGATCGCGTTTTTTTGTTGATATATAATGATTTAAAAAAAAAAAATATAAATTTTTTCATTTTTAGTGCAACGTTTTACCTGTTTTATACGTCTATTAATAAATCATCACAATCATCAATCAATTAAAAACAATCAATCATGAAAAAAACAGTAATCGTTTTAGGAACTGCTTTGTTCCTATTTGCAAATTCCGTAACAGCTTCAAATCAAAAGCTTAGAGTTAAAAATCTAACGGAGATTTCTACTTATTTATCATCTCCCTTGCATGTCGCAATATGTAAAGGCGATGTTGAAAGCGTGAGAAAAATTATCGAGTATGGCGCAGATGTAAATAAAATTATAAGAAATATGACGCCTTTAATGCTCGCAGCTCGTTATAATCATGTCGAAATCGTTAAAATTTTATTGGCAAAAGGAGCTCTGCCATCAATTGAAAA encodes the following:
- a CDS encoding glycoside hydrolase family 26 protein → MNDKIKNALLFVCLITGHFLFSQIDKKATKETKNLYKNLKLISKNHILFGHQHALEYGHGWSNEPNRSDVKSVTGSHPAVVGIDFSDFSGKSKDEIEKSKETLRKNVIETYERGGITTVSWHFNNPASDEGFYWKDGISKASMSLIKPGGSNHEQYKEILKTIADFAHSVKAKNGKLSPMIFRPYHEFDGDWFWWGKSQTSREDFIAVWQFTVSYLKDTLGVHNFIYAFSPDNRFNSEEEYLERYPGDDFVDMFGMDDYGDFGRDGKYDLDAGLKKLKIFSDLAIKKKKLAAFTETGLESIPNENWWTEILLKTLKSNDLQLAYVLVWRNDKTSPTHYYAPFPDQISEKNFIRFYDDPFTLFEKDLKNIYSTKFNLK
- a CDS encoding ankyrin repeat domain-containing protein encodes the protein MKKTVIVLGTALFLFANSVTASNQKLRVKNLTEISTYLSSPLHVAICKGDVESVRKIIEYGADVNKIIRNMTPLMLAARYNHVEIVKILLAKGALPSIENEHGLRALDYARYAKSEESIAVLKGLK